GAGGATGATGACTTTGCCGGAGGTGCGGATGCGGTTGGAGCGTGAGATTATGGAAGGAAAAATAAGGCATGAACAATCGGCGCGATTATCGGCGCTCAAAAAAACATACCGGTTGCAAACAACGCTATGAAGCAAATATGTATATATGCCGCGCTTGCCCTTTGTGTAGGCAGGACCCGGGCGCAAGCCCCCTATCAAAACCCCGCGCTACCCATACCCGTGCGGGTGAATGACCTCATCCACCGTATGACCCTGGAGGAAAAAGTGGCCGAAATGGTCAATACCTCCGCCCCGGTGCCCCGGTTGCACATACCGGCGTATGACTGGTGGAGCGAGGCCCTGCATGGCGTGGCGCGGAGCGGTACGGCCACGATTTTCCCGGAGCCCATCGGCATGGCCGCCACCTTTGACGACAGCCTTCTCCACAAGGTCGGCTCGGCGATTTCCGACGAAGCCCGCGCGATGTACAACGCCGCTGTCGGGAAAGGCTATCGCGAACGCTTCGGGGGCCTCTCGTTTTGGACGCCCAACATCAATATTTTCCGCGACCCCCGCTGGGGTAGGGGACAGGAAACTTATGGAGAGGATCCCGTCCTGACCGCACGCATGGGCGTCGCCCTCGTGCGCGGGTTGCAGGGTGACGATCCCCTGCACCTCAAGGTCGCCGCCTGTGCCAAACACTATGCGGTACACAGCGGACCGGAAAGGCTCCGGCACGTCTTCAACGCCCAGGCCACGCCCCACGACCTCTGGGACACCTACCTCCCCGCGTTCCAGGCCCTCGTCAAGGACGCGCACGTGGAAGCCGTGATGTGCGCCTACAACCGCACCAACGACGAAGCCTGTTGCGGCAACACCTACTTGCTCCAGGACGTCCTCCGCGACCAGTGGGGTTTCAAGGGGCACATCGTCACCGACTGCGACGCCCTGAAAGACATCTACAAGGGACACAAACTCGAACCCGACCGCGAACACGCGGCGGCGCTCGCCCTGAAACGTGGCGTCAACCTCAATTGCGGGGATACCTATCTCTCCCTTGTCCAGGCGGTCAAGGACGGCCTGGTGACGGAAGGTGAACTCGACAGCTCCCTGTCCATCCTCCTCACCACGCGCTTCAAGCTCGGTCTTTTCGACCCGGGCGGCAGTCCCTATGACCGCATCCCGCTGTCCACGATCAACAGCGCGGAACACCGCTTGTTGGCCCGGACCATGGCCGAAAAATCGCTGGTCCTCCTCAAAAACAACGGCGTGCTTCCTTTGAAGGACGACCTCGGCAAATACTTTGTAACCGGCCCCAACGCCGCCGCGACCGATGTCCTGATGGGCAACTATTTCGGCGTCAACGGCGACCTCGTCACCATCCTCGAAGGCCTCGCGTCACACATCCGTCCCGGCAGCCAGCTACAGTACAAACAAGGCGTCCTGCTCGACCGCGACAACATCAACCCCATCGACTGGACCACCGGCGACGCCCACGCCGCCGATGTAACCATCGCCGTCCTCGGTATATCGGGTCTCCTCGAAGGAGAGGAAGGCGAGTCCATCGCGTCCCCCTCCGCCGGTGACCGCCTCGACTACAACATCCCCAAAAACCAGGTCGACTTTCTCCGCAAGCTCAAAGAAGGCAACAAACACCCCGTCGTCGCCGTCATCACCGGCGGCAGCCCCATGAACCTCGCCGAGGTCCAGGACATCGCCGACGCCGTCCTGCTCGTCTGGTATCCCGGGGAAGAAGGCGGGAACGCCGTGGCCAACGTGCTTTTCGGACGCGTCTCGCCTTCCGGGAAGCTGCCGGTCACCTTCCCGAAGTCGCTCGATCAGTTGCCCGACTATACCGACTATTCGATGAAGGGGCGTACCTACCGCTATATGGACGCGGAGCCGTTGTACCCGTTTGGGTTTGGGT
This region of Dinghuibacter silviterrae genomic DNA includes:
- a CDS encoding glycoside hydrolase family 3 C-terminal domain-containing protein, whose product is MKQICIYAALALCVGRTRAQAPYQNPALPIPVRVNDLIHRMTLEEKVAEMVNTSAPVPRLHIPAYDWWSEALHGVARSGTATIFPEPIGMAATFDDSLLHKVGSAISDEARAMYNAAVGKGYRERFGGLSFWTPNINIFRDPRWGRGQETYGEDPVLTARMGVALVRGLQGDDPLHLKVAACAKHYAVHSGPERLRHVFNAQATPHDLWDTYLPAFQALVKDAHVEAVMCAYNRTNDEACCGNTYLLQDVLRDQWGFKGHIVTDCDALKDIYKGHKLEPDREHAAALALKRGVNLNCGDTYLSLVQAVKDGLVTEGELDSSLSILLTTRFKLGLFDPGGSPYDRIPLSTINSAEHRLLARTMAEKSLVLLKNNGVLPLKDDLGKYFVTGPNAAATDVLMGNYFGVNGDLVTILEGLASHIRPGSQLQYKQGVLLDRDNINPIDWTTGDAHAADVTIAVLGISGLLEGEEGESIASPSAGDRLDYNIPKNQVDFLRKLKEGNKHPVVAVITGGSPMNLAEVQDIADAVLLVWYPGEEGGNAVANVLFGRVSPSGKLPVTFPKSLDQLPDYTDYSMKGRTYRYMDAEPLYPFGFGLSYTTFAYSDLSVPGTLAKGAPLEVSVTVSNTGHMASDEVVQLYLTHKGSGLIEPLFALKGFHRIHLAPGEHQRVHFRLTKEQLSLVDADGKLVQPSDDLTVSVGGSLPSARSKALGAPDPVSRTIHVQ